Proteins encoded together in one Pantoea sp. CCBC3-3-1 window:
- the moaB gene encoding molybdenum cofactor biosynthesis protein B, translating into MGKSTAEFVPLNVAVLTVSDSRDAASDSSGDYLREALTEAGHQVLDRAIVKDNRYRIRAVVSSWIASLDIQVVIVNGGTGFNSKNSTPEALLPLFDREIDGFGELFRMISYEDIGSSTLQSRAVAGMANETLIFAVPGSTGACQSAWERIIQDQLDARTRPCNFVSHVKKP; encoded by the coding sequence ATGGGAAAATCGACGGCGGAATTTGTGCCGCTAAATGTTGCAGTACTGACCGTATCCGACAGCCGCGATGCGGCCAGCGACAGCTCCGGTGACTATCTGCGGGAAGCGTTAACCGAAGCAGGACATCAGGTGCTCGATCGCGCCATTGTGAAAGATAACCGTTACCGGATCCGCGCGGTGGTTTCCAGCTGGATCGCCAGCCTTGATATTCAGGTGGTGATCGTGAACGGCGGTACCGGTTTTAACAGCAAAAACAGCACGCCTGAAGCGCTGTTGCCGCTGTTTGACCGTGAAATCGACGGCTTTGGCGAATTGTTCCGCATGATCTCTTATGAAGATATTGGTAGCTCGACGCTCCAGTCGCGGGCCGTGGCCGGAATGGCAAATGAGACGCTGATTTTTGCCGTGCCCGGTTCTACCGGCGCCTGCCAGAGCGCCTGGGAACGCATCATTCAGGATCAGCTGGATGCCCGCACCCGTCCCTGTAATTTTGTTTCGCATGTGAAGAAGCCCTAA
- a CDS encoding methyl-accepting chemotaxis protein produces the protein MTTTNHKRKISTRTVMLLTGALTITLGFTITIGLLSWQSSQQQRKLAEDYLGQIAESNALSVQQDLDYARTIARDVGQSILALPAAGITDRKVADEQLKYSLKQNPDYLSISVTFEPNAFDGKDAEFAHQPDAAPEGRYAYFVDRDSSGNFAMHPLTSILTPGQGDYYLIPRQLRKDVLIEPYSYAYNGVPTLLTSVAAVIMDGDQLKGVATADISLASLQKRVGDIKPWQGSGYALLLSNKGLVVSSPVKAEAGKPYKGITDSFTQGVVEHYDSVLGEDVLETWRPVKIGNSDLPWYLGIVTPVKAVMAEANRQLIHALIMMVLSIVIVCTVLGLMFSRKISKPVGGEPSQAAEIALGVAEGNLSADIPVAARDRESIFFAMQTMQQQLRTMVGEIISASDSVRQGAEEIASGNLDLASRTEQQAAALEETAASMEQLTATVKHNADNAHNATELTNNATDIAKRGEQLVQQVVQIMQQIDDSSRKIGAITSIINGIAFQTNILALNAAVEAARAGEQGRGFAVVAAEVRSLAQRSANAVKDISALIGESTQRVDLGVSLVQDAGRTMQEMTTAVNSVKTIIGEIVHASDEQSQGIGQVTVAVNQMDGATQQNSALVQQMSAAAASLEEQAKQLAQTVQLFRLEAV, from the coding sequence ATGACCACAACAAACCACAAGCGAAAAATAAGTACTCGCACGGTGATGCTCCTGACGGGGGCTTTAACCATCACCCTCGGCTTCACTATTACAATCGGTTTGTTGAGCTGGCAGTCCAGCCAACAGCAGCGCAAGCTGGCCGAAGACTATCTGGGGCAAATTGCCGAAAGCAATGCGTTAAGCGTACAGCAAGATCTGGACTATGCCCGCACTATCGCCAGAGATGTCGGCCAGAGCATTTTAGCTTTGCCTGCGGCGGGCATTACCGATCGCAAAGTGGCTGACGAGCAGCTGAAATACTCCCTGAAACAAAATCCAGACTACCTGTCAATTTCCGTTACCTTTGAACCCAATGCGTTCGATGGTAAAGATGCAGAATTCGCTCATCAGCCAGATGCCGCGCCTGAGGGGCGTTATGCTTATTTTGTCGATCGCGACAGCAGCGGCAATTTTGCCATGCATCCGCTCACGTCCATACTGACGCCGGGCCAGGGGGATTACTATCTTATCCCACGCCAGCTAAGAAAAGATGTGCTGATTGAACCTTACAGCTACGCCTATAACGGCGTGCCGACGCTGCTCACCTCCGTTGCAGCGGTAATTATGGATGGTGACCAGCTGAAAGGCGTCGCAACGGCGGATATTTCTCTGGCATCGCTGCAAAAACGCGTGGGTGATATCAAGCCGTGGCAGGGAAGCGGCTACGCGCTGCTGCTGTCTAATAAAGGGCTGGTTGTCTCAAGCCCGGTCAAAGCCGAGGCGGGTAAACCTTATAAAGGCATAACCGACAGTTTTACTCAGGGTGTTGTTGAGCATTATGACAGCGTACTGGGCGAAGACGTGCTGGAAACCTGGCGTCCGGTTAAAATTGGCAACAGCGACCTTCCGTGGTATCTGGGCATCGTTACGCCGGTAAAAGCAGTCATGGCTGAAGCTAACCGCCAGCTGATTCATGCGCTGATTATGATGGTGCTGAGTATCGTCATCGTCTGTACGGTACTGGGCCTGATGTTTAGCCGTAAGATTTCTAAACCGGTGGGCGGCGAACCTTCGCAGGCGGCGGAAATCGCGCTGGGCGTGGCGGAAGGCAATCTGTCAGCAGATATTCCGGTCGCCGCACGGGATCGGGAAAGTATCTTCTTTGCCATGCAAACCATGCAGCAACAGCTGCGAACCATGGTGGGCGAAATCATTTCTGCCAGCGACTCGGTGCGCCAGGGCGCGGAAGAAATTGCTTCCGGCAACCTTGATTTGGCCTCGCGTACTGAACAGCAGGCTGCCGCGCTGGAAGAAACCGCAGCCAGCATGGAACAGTTAACCGCCACCGTGAAACACAACGCCGATAATGCGCATAACGCCACGGAACTGACCAACAACGCCACCGATATTGCGAAGCGCGGTGAGCAACTGGTGCAGCAAGTTGTGCAGATTATGCAACAAATCGACGACAGTTCTCGTAAGATTGGCGCCATCACCAGCATCATTAACGGTATTGCATTCCAGACCAATATACTGGCGCTGAATGCAGCCGTCGAAGCCGCCCGCGCGGGCGAACAGGGCCGTGGCTTTGCGGTGGTTGCCGCCGAAGTGCGCAGCCTGGCGCAGCGAAGTGCGAATGCGGTAAAAGATATCTCCGCACTGATTGGCGAATCCACGCAGCGTGTCGATTTGGGCGTATCACTGGTGCAGGATGCGGGCAGAACCATGCAGGAAATGACCACGGCGGTGAACTCGGTAAAAACCATTATCGGGGAAATCGTACATGCGTCCGATGAGCAGTCTCAGGGCATCGGCCAGGTAACCGTAGCGGTGAACCAGATGGATGGCGCAACGCAACAGAACTCCGCGCTGGTGCAGCAGATGTCGGCAGCAGCGGCCTCGCTGGAAGAACAGGCGAAGCAGCTGGCACAAACCGTACAGCTGTTCCGGCTGGAAGCGGTGTAA
- a CDS encoding Bax inhibitor-1/YccA family protein has translation MDRYPRSNGSIVTGATTGLQTYMAQVYGWMTCGLLLTAFVSWFAANTPAVMELVFANRITFFGLIIVQLGLVFVLSGMVHKLSGAVATGLFMLYSALTGLTLASIFLVYTYSSIASTFVVTGGMFGVMSFWGYTTKRDLSRMGSLLFMALIGIVLASVVNYWLKSTALMWAVTYIGVLVFVGLTAYDTQKLKNIGENINVDDKENLRRYSIMGALTLYLDFINLFLMLLRIFGNRR, from the coding sequence ATGGATCGATATCCGCGTTCGAATGGCTCAATCGTGACCGGGGCCACAACCGGCCTGCAAACTTATATGGCTCAGGTTTATGGCTGGATGACCTGCGGCCTGCTGCTGACCGCCTTTGTTTCCTGGTTTGCGGCAAATACCCCAGCGGTAATGGAGCTGGTTTTTGCCAACCGCATTACCTTTTTTGGCTTGATTATTGTGCAATTAGGTCTGGTGTTCGTGCTGTCGGGGATGGTGCATAAGCTGAGCGGTGCGGTCGCAACCGGCCTGTTTATGCTTTACTCGGCGCTAACCGGACTGACGTTGGCCAGTATTTTCCTCGTTTATACGTACTCCTCTATCGCCAGTACCTTTGTGGTGACGGGCGGCATGTTCGGGGTGATGAGCTTCTGGGGTTACACCACCAAACGCGATTTAAGCCGCATGGGCAGCCTGCTGTTTATGGCGCTGATCGGTATTGTGCTGGCGTCAGTAGTGAACTACTGGCTGAAAAGTACGGCACTGATGTGGGCGGTGACCTATATTGGCGTGCTGGTGTTTGTCGGACTGACGGCGTACGACACGCAGAAGCTGAAGAATATCGGCGAGAATATCAATGTTGATGATAAAGAGAACCTGCGTCGCTACTCAATTATGGGCGCACTGACGCTTTATCTGGACTTTATTAACCTGTTCCTGATGCTGCTGCGTATTTTCGGCAACCGTCGTTAA
- the moaE gene encoding molybdopterin synthase catalytic subunit MoaE, translating to MTTRIRVGHEPFDMAEEYRWLAACDEDGAVVTFTGKVRNHNLGDDVSALTLEHYPGMTEKALEEIVAEARTRWPMQRVTVIHRTGDLFPGDEIVLVGVSGAHRGAAFAAAEFIMDYLKTRAPFWKREATPEGNRWVESKESDQQAAARWE from the coding sequence ATGACCACGCGGATCAGGGTAGGGCATGAACCTTTTGATATGGCGGAAGAGTACCGCTGGCTGGCCGCCTGTGATGAAGATGGCGCGGTCGTCACTTTTACCGGCAAGGTGCGTAATCATAACCTGGGCGATGACGTTTCGGCGCTGACGCTGGAACACTATCCGGGAATGACCGAAAAAGCGCTGGAAGAGATTGTGGCGGAAGCGCGCACGCGCTGGCCAATGCAGCGGGTCACCGTGATCCATCGTACTGGCGATCTGTTCCCCGGTGATGAAATCGTGCTGGTTGGCGTCAGTGGCGCTCATCGCGGTGCCGCCTTTGCCGCTGCCGAATTTATCATGGATTATCTTAAAACCCGTGCGCCTTTCTGGAAACGGGAAGCGACGCCGGAAGGTAATCGCTGGGTGGAATCTAAAGAGAGCGACCAGCAGGCCGCTGCGCGCTGGGAATAG
- the yvcK gene encoding uridine diphosphate-N-acetylglucosamine-binding protein YvcK: MRNRTLADLDRVVAIGGGHGLGRVMSALSPLGSRLTGIVTTTDNGGSTGRIRRAEGGIAWGDMRNCLNQLITEPSVASAMFEYRFGGQGELAGHNLGNLMLKALDHLSVRPLEAINLIRNLLKVDAFLIPMSEQPVDLIARDNEGQFIYGETAIDQMSAPPQELMLSQGVKATREAIQAIAEADLILIGPGSFYTSLMPVLLMPDMAQALRRTPATMVFIGNLGKELSPAAAQLTLADKLAIMEKYIGRKVIDAVVVSPRIDTHGLTDRLVIQEPLEAGDIPYRHDRQLLHSALEHAVQAFGQKRGD; encoded by the coding sequence ATGCGTAATCGCACACTGGCCGATCTCGATCGCGTCGTCGCTATAGGCGGCGGGCATGGCCTGGGCCGCGTGATGTCGGCGCTTTCTCCTCTGGGATCGCGCCTGACGGGCATTGTAACCACCACCGACAACGGCGGGTCGACGGGACGTATTCGCCGTGCCGAAGGCGGTATTGCCTGGGGCGATATGCGCAATTGCCTGAACCAGCTGATTACCGAGCCCAGCGTCGCGTCTGCGATGTTTGAATACCGCTTTGGCGGTCAGGGTGAGCTGGCTGGCCACAATCTGGGCAACCTGATGCTGAAAGCGCTGGATCATTTGAGCGTGCGCCCGCTGGAAGCGATCAATTTGATTCGTAATCTGCTGAAGGTAGATGCGTTTCTGATCCCCATGTCCGAGCAGCCGGTTGATTTAATCGCCCGTGACAATGAAGGCCAGTTCATTTATGGCGAAACGGCCATCGATCAGATGTCCGCTCCGCCGCAGGAACTGATGCTTTCTCAGGGTGTGAAAGCGACCCGGGAAGCCATTCAGGCCATTGCCGAAGCGGATCTGATCCTGATCGGCCCGGGCAGTTTTTATACCAGCCTGATGCCGGTATTGCTGATGCCCGATATGGCTCAGGCGCTGCGTCGCACGCCAGCAACCATGGTGTTTATTGGCAATCTTGGTAAGGAGTTAAGCCCGGCAGCCGCGCAGCTGACGCTGGCGGACAAGCTGGCCATCATGGAAAAGTATATCGGCAGGAAAGTGATTGACGCGGTGGTTGTCAGCCCGCGGATCGATACGCACGGTTTAACCGACCGCCTGGTGATTCAGGAACCGCTGGAAGCTGGAGATATTCCTTATCGTCATGACCGCCAGCTGCTGCACAGCGCGCTGGAGCATGCGGTGCAGGCATTTGGGCAAAAACGAGGCGATTAA
- a CDS encoding lysylphosphatidylglycerol synthase domain-containing protein — translation MSDKHPRWKWVKKIFTWLFFIAVIVLLVIYARKVNWHDVVEVIANYNRTAIGVSIALVVVSYLTYGVYDLIGQAYCGHKLQKRQVMLVSFICYAFNLTLSTWVGGVAMRYRLYSRLGLSGSTITRIFSLSIATNWLGYVLVAGVVFSSGMVPVPSGWFIGEGTLRTIGAGLLIFVAVYLALCAFSKRRRWVVKGHKLALPSFRMAILQFAVSSANWLVMGAIIWLLLGEKVDYPQVLGVLLISSIAGVIIHIPAGIGVLEAVFLALLGGEHLAHGSIIAALLAYRVIYFIAPLLLALVLYLWLESQAKALRHKNQQDMQNQS, via the coding sequence ATGTCTGATAAACATCCGCGCTGGAAATGGGTGAAAAAAATATTCACCTGGCTGTTTTTTATTGCGGTGATTGTGTTGCTGGTGATCTACGCCCGCAAGGTTAACTGGCATGACGTCGTTGAGGTCATTGCCAATTACAATCGTACGGCAATCGGTGTTTCGATCGCGCTGGTGGTGGTGAGCTATCTTACCTATGGCGTTTATGATCTGATTGGTCAGGCCTACTGTGGCCATAAGCTGCAAAAGCGCCAGGTGATGCTGGTTTCTTTTATCTGCTACGCCTTTAACCTGACGCTCAGTACCTGGGTCGGCGGCGTAGCAATGCGCTACCGGCTCTATTCACGGCTAGGTCTTAGCGGGAGTACCATCACGCGGATTTTTTCGCTGAGCATTGCAACCAACTGGCTGGGATATGTCCTGGTCGCAGGTGTGGTCTTCAGTAGCGGGATGGTGCCGGTGCCCTCTGGCTGGTTTATCGGCGAAGGCACGCTACGAACGATTGGTGCTGGATTACTGATTTTTGTCGCGGTCTATCTTGCGCTTTGCGCCTTTTCAAAACGCCGCCGCTGGGTGGTTAAAGGCCACAAGCTGGCGCTGCCGTCGTTTCGCATGGCGATCCTGCAATTTGCCGTTTCCAGCGCCAACTGGCTGGTGATGGGCGCGATTATCTGGCTGCTGTTGGGCGAAAAAGTGGATTACCCACAGGTTCTGGGCGTGTTGCTGATCAGCAGTATTGCCGGCGTCATTATTCATATTCCTGCCGGGATCGGCGTGCTGGAAGCCGTGTTCCTTGCCCTGCTGGGTGGCGAGCATCTGGCTCACGGTAGCATTATTGCCGCCCTGCTCGCCTATCGGGTTATTTACTTTATTGCTCCTCTGCTGCTGGCGCTGGTGCTCTACCTGTGGCTGGAAAGTCAGGCAAAAGCGCTGCGGCATAAAAATCAGCAGGATATGCAGAATCAAAGCTGA
- a CDS encoding DUF1615 domain-containing protein — MTYSAFKRVSLLALLVLAGCSNQPEHPLPERRPADVKAQINRLLPAKVSDRQGWTNDIFATFNGQGLDASVANLCSVIAVADQESTFSADANVPGLPKIAWGEIDRRAGKLHIPSFLVRTALMITSPNGKSYTERLDSVRSEKELSAIFDDFINMVPMGQKLFGNLNPIHTGGPMQVSIAFAEAHAKGYPYPIDGSIRREVFSRRGGVWFGTMHLLGYPAHYSKQIYRFADFNAGWYASRNAAFQAAVSRLTGIKLALDGDLIQYDSDAAGSTELAVRTLAKRMDMSNREIRNALEKGETLDFEKTELWQKVFALADKNARTPREMLPGIKLESPKITRNLTTAWFAQRVDGRYQSCLARGK; from the coding sequence ATGACTTACTCTGCATTCAAGCGCGTTTCGCTGTTGGCTCTGCTGGTGCTGGCTGGCTGTAGTAATCAACCTGAGCACCCGCTTCCTGAACGGCGTCCGGCCGATGTTAAAGCGCAAATCAATCGCCTGTTGCCGGCGAAAGTCAGCGATCGCCAGGGCTGGACTAATGACATATTCGCGACCTTTAACGGTCAGGGCCTCGACGCGTCGGTGGCAAATCTCTGTTCGGTGATTGCCGTGGCGGACCAGGAATCTACCTTTAGCGCCGATGCGAACGTGCCGGGCCTGCCAAAAATTGCCTGGGGCGAAATCGACCGTCGGGCAGGCAAATTGCATATCCCTTCTTTTTTGGTGCGTACAGCGCTGATGATCACCTCGCCGAACGGCAAAAGCTATACCGAGCGGCTCGACAGCGTGCGCAGTGAGAAAGAGCTAAGCGCGATTTTCGACGACTTTATCAATATGGTGCCGATGGGGCAGAAGCTGTTTGGCAACCTGAACCCGATCCATACCGGCGGGCCGATGCAGGTCAGTATCGCTTTCGCTGAGGCACATGCTAAAGGCTATCCTTACCCGATTGATGGCAGCATACGACGTGAAGTCTTTTCCCGTCGCGGCGGCGTCTGGTTTGGCACAATGCATCTGCTGGGCTATCCGGCTCACTACAGCAAACAGATTTATCGCTTCGCCGACTTTAACGCAGGCTGGTACGCCAGCCGCAACGCGGCGTTTCAGGCGGCCGTGTCTCGTCTGACCGGCATTAAGCTGGCGCTGGATGGGGATTTGATTCAGTACGATTCCGATGCGGCAGGATCAACCGAGCTGGCGGTGCGCACATTGGCGAAACGCATGGATATGAGCAATCGGGAAATTCGTAACGCGCTGGAAAAGGGCGAGACGCTGGATTTCGAAAAAACCGAGCTGTGGCAGAAGGTGTTTGCGCTGGCGGATAAAAATGCCCGAACGCCACGTGAAATGCTGCCCGGTATCAAGCTGGAAAGCCCGAAAATCACTCGTAACCTGACTACAGCCTGGTTTGCTCAACGGGTTGATGGCCGCTACCAGAGCTGTCTGGCTCGGGGTAAATAG
- the moaC gene encoding cyclic pyranopterin monophosphate synthase MoaC, whose protein sequence is MPQLTHINASGEAHMVDVSAKSETVREARAEAFVVMHPDTLQMILDGSHHKGDVFATARIAGIQAAKRTWELIPLCHPLLLSKVEVTLTADPANSRVRIESLCRLTGKTGVEMEALTAASVAALTIYDMCKAVQKDISIEHCRLLSKSGGKSGDFNAL, encoded by the coding sequence ATGCCGCAACTTACCCATATCAATGCCTCAGGCGAGGCGCACATGGTGGATGTTTCCGCCAAAAGTGAAACCGTACGTGAAGCGCGAGCCGAGGCCTTTGTGGTCATGCATCCCGACACGCTGCAAATGATCCTTGATGGCAGCCATCATAAAGGGGATGTTTTTGCGACGGCGCGCATTGCCGGTATTCAGGCGGCTAAACGCACATGGGAACTGATCCCGCTGTGCCATCCGCTGCTGTTAAGTAAAGTCGAGGTGACGCTGACTGCCGATCCGGCCAACAGCCGCGTACGCATTGAATCGCTATGTCGCCTGACCGGCAAAACCGGTGTGGAGATGGAAGCGCTGACCGCAGCATCGGTTGCCGCGCTGACTATCTATGACATGTGCAAAGCGGTGCAGAAAGATATCAGTATTGAACATTGTCGCCTGCTGAGTAAAAGCGGCGGTAAATCAGGAGATTTCAACGCGTTATGA
- the moaA gene encoding GTP 3',8-cyclase MoaA: MVPQFTDNFDRSFYYLRLSITDVCNFRCNYCLPDGYKPQGVANKSFLSLDEIRRVTRAFAAAGTEKVRLTGGEPSLRRDFTEIIAAVRENSAIRQLAVTTNGYRLARDVAKWREAGLTALNVSIDSLDARQFHAITGQDKFHQVMDGIDAAFTAGFSTVKVNTVLMRDINHHHLETFLDWIRNRPIQLRFIELMETGDGGELFRKHHISGEVIRDRLVAQGWIRKVRGRSDGPAQVFCHPDYQGEIGLIMPYEKDFCASCNRLRVSATGKLHLCLFGDGGVSLRDLLQDDDQQDALQARIAASLRTKKQTHFLHQGNTGITQNLSYIGG; this comes from the coding sequence CTGGTGCCACAATTTACTGATAATTTCGACCGCAGCTTTTATTATCTGCGTCTGTCGATCACTGATGTCTGCAACTTCCGTTGCAATTACTGCCTGCCTGACGGTTATAAACCGCAGGGCGTTGCGAATAAAAGTTTCCTGTCGCTGGATGAGATCCGGCGTGTTACCCGTGCCTTTGCGGCTGCGGGGACGGAAAAAGTGCGCCTGACGGGTGGAGAACCTTCCCTGCGACGCGATTTTACCGAAATCATCGCTGCCGTGCGTGAAAATAGCGCAATACGTCAGCTCGCCGTGACCACCAACGGTTATCGGCTGGCACGTGACGTAGCGAAATGGCGCGAAGCAGGCCTGACGGCGCTCAATGTTAGCATCGACAGCCTGGATGCTCGCCAGTTTCATGCTATTACCGGCCAGGATAAATTTCACCAGGTGATGGACGGCATTGACGCTGCCTTCACGGCCGGTTTCAGCACGGTTAAAGTCAACACCGTGCTGATGCGCGATATTAATCATCATCATCTGGAAACCTTCCTCGACTGGATCCGAAATCGCCCAATCCAACTACGCTTTATTGAGCTGATGGAAACCGGCGACGGTGGCGAGCTGTTTCGTAAACACCATATTTCTGGCGAGGTTATCCGCGATCGGCTGGTGGCACAAGGCTGGATCAGGAAGGTGCGCGGGCGCAGCGACGGCCCGGCTCAGGTTTTCTGCCATCCTGACTACCAGGGCGAAATTGGCCTGATTATGCCTTACGAAAAAGATTTCTGCGCCAGCTGCAACCGTCTGCGGGTCTCTGCTACCGGTAAGCTCCATCTTTGCCTGTTTGGCGACGGTGGCGTTTCGCTGCGCGACCTGTTGCAGGATGACGACCAGCAGGATGCGTTGCAGGCGCGTATTGCCGCCAGCCTGCGTACGAAAAAGCAGACGCATTTTCTCCATCAGGGCAATACGGGTATTACGCAGAATCTGTCTTATATCGGCGGCTAA
- the moaD gene encoding molybdopterin synthase sulfur carrier subunit, whose translation MINVLFFAQVRELVGTGSFTMTKDYATVEELRAVLAAKGDRWALALSPDKLLASVNQTLVSFDHPLKAGDEVAFFPPVTGG comes from the coding sequence ATGATTAACGTTCTGTTTTTTGCTCAGGTGCGTGAGCTGGTTGGCACGGGCAGCTTTACGATGACGAAAGATTACGCGACGGTGGAAGAACTGCGCGCCGTGCTGGCTGCTAAGGGCGACCGCTGGGCGCTGGCGCTTTCGCCAGACAAGCTGCTGGCATCGGTGAACCAAACGCTGGTCTCCTTCGATCATCCGCTTAAAGCCGGTGACGAAGTGGCGTTCTTCCCGCCGGTTACCGGAGGTTAA
- the uvrB gene encoding excinuclease ABC subunit UvrB yields the protein MSKVFKLNSDFKPSGDQPEAIRRLEEGLEDGLAHQTLLGVTGSGKTFTVANVIADLNRPTMVLAPNKTLAAQLYGEMKEFFPDNAVEYFVSYYDYYQPEAYVPSSDTFIEKDASVNEHIEQMRLSATKALLERRDVIVVASVSAIYGLGDPDLYLKMMLHLSRGMVIDQRAILRRLAELQYTRNDQAFQRGTFRVRGEVIDIFPAESDDYALRVELFDEEVERLSIFDPLTGQIDSVIPRYTIYPKTHYVTPRERILQAMEDIKIELGERRKTLLDNNKLLEEQRISQRTQFDLEMMNELGYCSGIENYSRYLSGRGPGEAPPTLFDYLPADGLLVIDESHVTIPQIGGMYRGDRARKETLVEYGFRLPSALDNRPMKFEEFESLAPQTIYVSATPGKYELEKSGGEVIDQVVRPTGLLDPLIEVRPVATQVDDLLSEIRKRVAINERVLVTVLTKRMAEDLTEYLTEHGERVRYLHSDIDTVERVEIIRDLRLGKFDVLVGINLLREGLDMPEVSLVAILDADKEGFLRSERSLIQTIGRAARNVNGKAILYGDKITPSMERAIGETERRREKQEIYNKEKGIVPQGLNKKIADILELGQGINKNKTKGRGKTPLRIVEDDAAVIDLSPKGLQKRIRELEAKMQEHAQNLEFEEAAHVRDQLHEVRELFIAAS from the coding sequence ATGAGCAAAGTCTTTAAACTCAACTCCGATTTCAAACCTTCTGGCGATCAGCCGGAGGCCATTCGCCGCCTCGAAGAAGGCCTTGAAGATGGGCTGGCGCATCAAACGCTGCTTGGGGTAACGGGGTCGGGTAAAACCTTTACCGTGGCAAACGTGATTGCCGATCTCAACCGTCCCACGATGGTTCTGGCGCCGAATAAGACCTTAGCAGCGCAACTTTACGGAGAGATGAAAGAATTTTTTCCTGATAACGCGGTGGAATATTTTGTCTCTTACTATGACTACTACCAGCCGGAAGCCTATGTGCCCAGCTCGGACACCTTTATCGAAAAGGATGCCTCGGTAAACGAACACATCGAACAGATGCGACTGTCGGCAACCAAGGCGCTGCTGGAGCGGCGTGATGTGATCGTGGTGGCCTCAGTGTCGGCCATTTACGGCCTTGGCGACCCCGATCTCTATCTGAAAATGATGCTGCATCTGTCGCGCGGAATGGTTATCGATCAGCGTGCTATTTTACGGCGGCTGGCGGAGCTGCAATATACCCGCAACGATCAGGCCTTCCAGCGCGGGACGTTCCGCGTGCGTGGCGAGGTGATTGATATTTTCCCGGCAGAATCGGATGACTACGCGCTGCGGGTTGAACTGTTTGACGAAGAGGTGGAGCGGTTATCGATTTTCGATCCGCTGACCGGGCAGATTGATTCGGTCATTCCTCGCTACACCATTTACCCTAAAACGCACTACGTCACGCCTCGCGAACGTATTTTGCAGGCAATGGAAGACATTAAAATCGAGCTGGGCGAGCGGCGTAAGACGTTGCTGGATAATAACAAATTGCTGGAAGAGCAGCGCATTTCCCAGCGCACACAGTTTGATCTCGAAATGATGAACGAGCTTGGCTACTGCTCAGGCATTGAAAACTATTCGCGCTACCTTTCCGGCCGTGGGCCGGGTGAAGCGCCGCCCACGCTGTTCGACTATCTGCCGGCGGATGGCCTGCTGGTGATCGATGAATCGCACGTTACCATTCCGCAGATTGGCGGCATGTATCGCGGCGACCGCGCGCGTAAAGAAACGCTGGTGGAATATGGTTTCCGACTGCCATCAGCGCTGGATAACCGCCCGATGAAGTTCGAAGAGTTTGAGTCGCTGGCACCACAGACTATTTACGTTTCCGCCACGCCCGGCAAATACGAGCTGGAAAAATCTGGCGGAGAAGTGATCGATCAGGTGGTGCGTCCGACGGGGCTGCTGGATCCGCTGATTGAAGTGCGGCCGGTCGCAACGCAGGTGGACGACCTGCTTTCTGAAATCCGTAAACGTGTGGCAATCAATGAACGCGTGCTGGTCACGGTACTGACCAAGCGCATGGCGGAGGATTTAACGGAGTATCTTACCGAGCACGGTGAGCGCGTCCGTTATCTGCACTCGGATATCGACACGGTAGAGCGCGTGGAAATCATTCGTGACCTGCGACTGGGTAAATTTGATGTGCTGGTCGGTATTAACCTGCTGCGAGAAGGTTTGGATATGCCTGAGGTTTCGCTGGTGGCGATCCTTGATGCGGATAAAGAAGGCTTCCTGCGTTCCGAGCGTTCACTGATCCAGACTATTGGCCGTGCGGCACGTAACGTTAACGGCAAAGCGATCCTTTACGGCGACAAAATCACCCCGTCAATGGAGCGCGCAATTGGTGAGACGGAGCGCCGTCGCGAGAAGCAGGAAATTTATAACAAGGAAAAAGGGATTGTACCGCAGGGCCTGAACAAGAAAATCGCCGATATTCTTGAGCTGGGGCAGGGGATCAACAAGAACAAAACCAAGGGAAGGGGCAAAACGCCGCTGCGCATTGTGGAAGACGATGCGGCGGTTATCGATTTGTCACCGAAAGGCTTGCAAAAACGCATCCGCGAGCTGGAGGCCAAAATGCAGGAGCATGCGCAGAATCTGGAATTCGAAGAGGCTGCCCACGTGCGTGACCAGCTGCACGAGGTGCGCGAGCTGTTTATCGCGGCTTCGTAA